In Bradyrhizobium sp. 1(2017), one DNA window encodes the following:
- a CDS encoding flagellar FlbD family protein produces the protein MIRRRAFITALGIAAMWPLAARAQDPALARLGAIKLTEPRGKPVYINIALLTFVKPDAHIAGASVELGLTSGRVQAVQENIEEIIRLVRASHRGELTWIKLTEPNGKSIYINVSQVTAVRSDSQIPGANAELGFASGKLQGVRETSDEVMQLVATLAGQTGRLP, from the coding sequence ATGATTCGACGGCGCGCGTTCATCACGGCTCTCGGCATTGCGGCCATGTGGCCACTTGCTGCTCGCGCGCAAGACCCAGCGCTCGCTCGGCTGGGTGCAATTAAGTTGACCGAACCAAGGGGGAAACCGGTCTACATCAACATCGCGCTGCTTACTTTCGTCAAACCCGACGCGCACATTGCGGGCGCCAGCGTTGAACTTGGTCTGACGAGCGGGAGAGTTCAGGCCGTGCAAGAAAATATCGAGGAAATCATACGATTGGTAAGGGCGTCACACCGTGGTGAGCTGACCTGGATCAAATTGACTGAACCTAATGGCAAATCCATCTACATCAACGTATCACAAGTGACTGCTGTCAGGTCGGACAGCCAGATTCCCGGCGCAAATGCCGAACTCGGTTTTGCGAGCGGGAAGCTCCAGGGCGTGAGAGAGACCTCCGATGAGGTGATGCAGTTGGTAGCAACTCTTGCAGGGCAAACTGGAAGGCTCCCGTGA
- a CDS encoding DUF1254 domain-containing protein gives MKKALAALALICMAASAYAQSAVPVTVDNFTRAESDLYLGNAVEEASGVGKLHHHREAMPIDRQSVIRANRDTLYSPAVIDLDAGPVTIRLPDAGKRFRSMQVINEDHYVVGNVEYRPGNYTYDRKKAGTRYILIALRTLVDPNDAKDVAAVHALQDATRLSQKNAGKWEVPKWDDASQKKVRDALLVLGSTMPDFKGAFGAMGQVDPIRHLIGTALGWGGNPDKEATYLNVTPASNDGKAIYKLDVKDVPVDGFWSISLYNGEGYFQKNDTNAYSINNLTARKNADGSITVQFGGCDGKVPNCLPIMAGWNYTVRLYRPRVEILNGKWKFPEAKPVI, from the coding sequence ATGAAGAAGGCTCTTGCTGCGCTTGCATTGATCTGCATGGCAGCGTCTGCCTATGCGCAAAGTGCTGTCCCGGTTACCGTGGACAATTTCACGCGTGCGGAATCCGATCTTTATCTGGGCAACGCCGTCGAGGAGGCCAGCGGTGTCGGTAAGCTGCACCACCATCGCGAGGCGATGCCGATCGACAGGCAGTCTGTCATTCGCGCCAACAGGGACACGCTCTATTCGCCGGCGGTGATCGACCTTGATGCAGGACCGGTGACGATCAGGCTGCCGGATGCCGGCAAGCGGTTCCGCTCGATGCAGGTGATCAACGAAGATCACTATGTGGTCGGCAATGTCGAGTACCGGCCGGGCAACTACACCTATGACAGGAAAAAAGCTGGCACACGCTATATCCTGATCGCGCTGCGCACGCTGGTCGACCCCAACGATGCCAAGGACGTTGCGGCGGTTCATGCCCTTCAGGATGCCACCAGGCTGAGCCAGAAGAATGCCGGCAAGTGGGAAGTGCCGAAATGGGATGACGCGAGCCAGAAGAAGGTGCGCGACGCCCTGCTGGTCCTCGGCTCGACCATGCCTGACTTCAAGGGGGCGTTCGGCGCCATGGGGCAGGTCGATCCGATTCGCCACTTGATCGGTACGGCGCTCGGCTGGGGCGGCAATCCCGACAAGGAGGCGACCTACCTCAACGTCACGCCGGCGAGCAATGACGGCAAGGCAATCTACAAGCTCGATGTGAAGGACGTCCCGGTTGACGGCTTCTGGTCGATCAGCCTCTACAACGGCGAGGGCTATTTCCAGAAGAACGACACCAACGCCTACTCCATCAACAATCTCACCGCCAGGAAGAATGCGGACGGATCGATCACGGTGCAGTTCGGCGGCTGCGACGGCAAAGTACCGAATTGCCTGCCGATCATGGCGGGGTGGAATTACACGGTTCGCCTCTATCGCCCGCGCGTGGAGATCTTGAACGGAAAATGGAAATTCCCGGAGGCGAAACCAGTCATCTAA
- a CDS encoding IS110 family transposase, whose product MSEVIIIGLDIAKHVFHAHGADGKGRAIFSKRISRGKLLDFFAAQPSCTVALEACGGAHHWARQLTQLGHEVRLIPPAYVKPFVKRQKNDAIDAEAICEAAQRPSMRFVAVKSEQQQAAGLVFRTRDLLVRQRTQLINAIRGHLTEYGWVAPKGPSHVTMLTDLIEEEEMASSLPKAAHAMFRLMLDLLTDLNGKVADLDQEIARRAREDEVSRRLMTVPGIGPISATAIAALAPPIETFAKGRDFAAWLGLTPLQRSTGGKQKLGATSKMGERTLRRLLIIGSSAVVQQASKRGAPRGSWLEQMLARKPRMLVTVALANKMARIVWALLVKQENYRAPVAAMA is encoded by the coding sequence GTGTCAGAGGTTATCATAATCGGTCTGGATATCGCCAAGCATGTTTTCCACGCTCATGGAGCAGACGGGAAAGGGCGAGCAATATTCAGCAAACGGATCAGCCGAGGAAAGCTGCTGGATTTCTTCGCAGCTCAGCCGAGTTGCACGGTAGCTCTGGAGGCATGTGGCGGAGCGCATCACTGGGCCCGTCAACTGACCCAGCTTGGCCATGAAGTTCGGCTGATCCCTCCCGCCTACGTAAAGCCGTTTGTGAAGCGGCAAAAGAATGACGCGATCGATGCCGAGGCGATCTGCGAAGCAGCGCAGCGGCCGAGCATGCGGTTCGTGGCCGTGAAGAGCGAACAGCAACAGGCGGCGGGTCTGGTGTTTCGGACCCGTGACCTGTTAGTGCGGCAGCGAACGCAGCTCATCAACGCGATCCGGGGACACCTCACTGAATATGGATGGGTCGCACCTAAGGGGCCGTCGCACGTGACGATGCTTACCGACCTGATCGAGGAAGAAGAGATGGCCAGCTCGCTCCCCAAAGCGGCCCACGCCATGTTCCGATTGATGTTGGACCTGCTGACCGACCTCAATGGCAAGGTCGCGGACCTCGACCAGGAAATCGCGCGACGTGCTCGCGAGGACGAAGTATCGCGCAGGCTGATGACCGTTCCTGGCATCGGCCCGATCTCCGCCACAGCGATCGCCGCCCTAGCGCCGCCGATCGAGACCTTCGCCAAGGGCCGCGACTTTGCCGCCTGGCTGGGGCTTACGCCTCTTCAACGATCGACGGGTGGCAAACAGAAGCTTGGCGCGACGTCCAAAATGGGCGAACGCACGCTCAGGCGCCTCCTCATCATCGGCAGCAGCGCCGTCGTGCAGCAGGCGAGCAAACGGGGCGCGCCAAGAGGTTCGTGGCTCGAGCAGATGCTGGCACGCAAACCGCGCATGCTGGTAACCGTGGCGCTCGCGAACAAGATGGCGCGGATCGTCTGGGCGCTGCTTGTAAAGCAGGAAAACTACAGAGCTCCGGTCGCGGCCATGGCGTGA
- a CDS encoding tyrosine-type recombinase/integrase codes for MTVTPSTVPAVSKHVPWNKGKIVGAKPPLRPKHVWSIRTKLQVEGRMRDLALFNVAIDSKLRGCDVVALKVDDLAPGGYSADRATVRQKKTGRPVKFELTESTRQAIDDYLRVTGKTSGEYLFTGRRVSRHMTTRQYARLLSRWLAGIGLDPHLFGTHSLRRTKATLIYRRAGNLRAVQLLLGHTKIESTVRYLGIEVDDALAIAEQVDV; via the coding sequence ATGACCGTTACTCCAAGCACCGTCCCCGCCGTCTCGAAGCACGTTCCTTGGAACAAGGGGAAGATCGTCGGCGCAAAGCCGCCGCTCCGTCCGAAGCACGTCTGGTCAATTCGAACCAAGCTGCAGGTCGAAGGCCGAATGCGCGACCTGGCACTGTTCAACGTCGCCATCGATAGCAAGCTGCGCGGTTGCGACGTCGTAGCCTTGAAAGTTGATGACCTTGCGCCGGGTGGATATTCGGCCGACCGCGCGACCGTCCGACAGAAGAAGACCGGCCGGCCAGTCAAATTTGAACTGACGGAATCGACCCGGCAGGCGATCGACGATTACCTTCGGGTTACAGGCAAGACGTCAGGAGAATACCTGTTCACCGGTCGGCGGGTGAGTAGACATATGACGACCCGCCAGTATGCCCGCCTCCTGTCTCGCTGGCTCGCCGGCATCGGATTGGACCCGCATCTATTCGGGACGCATTCCCTTCGCCGGACCAAGGCGACCTTAATCTATCGCCGAGCCGGCAACCTGCGAGCCGTACAGCTCCTTCTGGGACATACTAAGATCGAGAGCACCGTTCGATATCTCGGCATCGAGGTCGACGACGCCCTCGCGATAGCAGAACAAGTCGACGTCTGA
- a CDS encoding arylsulfatase, whose amino-acid sequence MNRRELFLSSAKGALASALGWSWLRGSAQAQEVLPLPQPPFKGKIGTTYKDSMPDKIPIINAPSGAPNVLLVLIDDCGFGQWGTFGGQIPTPNLDRLAKAGLRYTRFHTTALCSPTRAALLTGRNHHSAGTGNITELGDGYPGYSGQIPNSAAMVAEPLRQHGYSTAWFGKNHNIPDWETSVSGPYDRWPTRQGFDHFYGFLGGEANQWAPALYRDNTPIEMEIPNGRTADYTLNEALSDEVISYINKQKSVTPDRPFFIYYAPGATHAPHHVPKEWIDKFKGQFDQGWDRYRDETFQRQLRLGVIPPDTKLTPRPAEIPAWDSLSADQKRIASRLMETFAAYTAQTDFLVGRVLDALEAVGQTDNTLVFWEIGDNGSSMEGTLNGAFNEMVGINGQQEDPNFILARLDEIGGPKSYNHVPVGWAWAMDTPFQWGKQVASHFGGTRNPLVISWPDRIKDKGAIRNQFHHAIDIVPTILEAAQVEQPSSVNGVAQKPIEGVSMVYTFDDPKAEERRRVQYFEMFGSRAIYSDGWVACVRHGRLPWENIGSYDFANDKWELYRIESDFSEANDLAAQEPKRLRDMQDLFWVEAAKYDVLPLDDRFIERADPSLRPSLIAGRTNFTYYPGATRIPESSSPNVKNRSHSITAYVEVPQTGGDGVLVAAGGRVAGYTLYVEDGRPTYEYNWFSMQRFTVTGSDKLAPGPATVRVDFKYDGGGVAKGGTVTLFVNDKKVGEGRVEKTVLGRFSADETFDIGVDTGSPVSDNYASPNPYVGKLRKVEIRLAPVNHTENDIKAIRKAELAARSAIE is encoded by the coding sequence ATGAATCGTCGTGAGCTTTTTCTTTCTTCCGCGAAGGGAGCACTTGCTTCTGCACTTGGTTGGTCTTGGCTTCGCGGGTCAGCGCAGGCTCAAGAAGTACTTCCGCTTCCGCAGCCGCCATTCAAGGGAAAAATCGGCACCACGTATAAGGATTCGATGCCGGACAAGATACCGATCATTAATGCTCCAAGCGGCGCGCCGAACGTCCTGCTTGTTCTGATCGACGATTGCGGCTTCGGACAATGGGGGACATTCGGCGGGCAGATCCCAACGCCGAACCTGGACCGGCTCGCAAAGGCCGGATTGCGCTACACACGCTTCCATACCACGGCGCTTTGTTCACCGACGCGAGCCGCGCTGCTCACTGGCCGCAATCATCATTCTGCCGGAACGGGCAACATTACCGAACTGGGCGACGGCTATCCCGGCTATAGCGGACAGATCCCGAACAGCGCCGCCATGGTAGCTGAACCGCTGCGCCAGCATGGCTACAGCACGGCCTGGTTCGGAAAGAATCACAACATTCCGGATTGGGAGACCAGCGTGTCTGGCCCCTATGACCGCTGGCCAACCCGGCAGGGATTTGATCACTTCTACGGTTTCTTAGGGGGCGAAGCGAACCAGTGGGCGCCGGCGCTCTATCGCGACAACACGCCGATTGAGATGGAGATCCCGAACGGAAGGACAGCGGACTATACCCTCAATGAAGCGCTTTCGGATGAGGTGATCAGTTACATCAACAAACAAAAGTCGGTCACTCCGGATAGGCCGTTCTTCATCTATTACGCGCCGGGAGCCACGCACGCTCCTCATCACGTGCCGAAGGAATGGATCGACAAGTTTAAAGGGCAGTTCGATCAGGGGTGGGATAGATATCGCGACGAGACATTCCAACGGCAACTTCGCCTTGGTGTCATCCCTCCAGACACCAAGTTGACCCCGCGGCCGGCGGAGATTCCCGCCTGGGATTCCCTTTCCGCAGATCAGAAGCGTATTGCTTCGCGGCTGATGGAGACGTTCGCCGCCTACACGGCACAAACCGATTTCCTTGTCGGGCGCGTTCTGGATGCTCTGGAGGCAGTCGGCCAAACGGACAACACGCTTGTCTTCTGGGAGATTGGCGACAACGGGTCCTCCATGGAAGGCACCCTCAATGGCGCATTTAACGAGATGGTCGGTATCAACGGGCAGCAGGAAGACCCGAACTTTATCCTAGCGCGCCTCGACGAAATCGGCGGTCCGAAGTCCTATAACCACGTTCCGGTTGGATGGGCGTGGGCCATGGACACGCCGTTCCAGTGGGGCAAGCAGGTCGCCTCGCATTTCGGTGGCACGCGAAATCCGCTCGTCATCTCGTGGCCTGACAGGATCAAGGACAAAGGCGCCATTCGCAATCAATTCCACCACGCCATCGACATCGTTCCAACGATCCTGGAAGCGGCTCAGGTTGAGCAGCCTTCGTCGGTCAACGGCGTCGCTCAAAAGCCGATAGAAGGCGTCAGCATGGTTTACACTTTCGACGACCCAAAGGCTGAGGAGCGGCGTCGCGTTCAATATTTCGAAATGTTCGGCAGCCGCGCGATCTACAGCGACGGATGGGTCGCATGCGTCCGCCATGGACGGCTGCCCTGGGAAAATATCGGCTCGTATGATTTCGCCAACGACAAGTGGGAGCTTTACCGGATTGAGAGCGACTTCAGCGAGGCCAACGACTTGGCGGCCCAGGAGCCTAAGCGTTTGCGCGACATGCAAGACTTGTTCTGGGTCGAGGCGGCAAAGTACGATGTGCTGCCGCTGGATGACCGGTTCATCGAGCGCGCTGACCCCAGCTTGCGTCCCAGCCTGATTGCGGGACGCACCAATTTCACCTACTACCCGGGTGCCACGCGGATTCCCGAAAGCTCATCGCCCAATGTAAAGAACCGCTCGCACAGCATTACGGCCTATGTCGAGGTCCCACAAACAGGTGGTGACGGCGTGCTGGTCGCTGCCGGTGGCCGCGTTGCTGGCTACACTCTTTACGTTGAGGACGGCAGACCGACCTACGAATACAACTGGTTCTCGATGCAGCGCTTCACGGTGACGGGTTCGGACAAGCTCGCACCCGGCCCCGCAACCGTTCGCGTGGACTTCAAGTACGACGGCGGTGGGGTTGCAAAGGGTGGCACGGTGACGCTTTTCGTCAACGACAAGAAAGTAGGCGAAGGTCGGGTCGAGAAGACCGTCTTGGGCCGGTTCTCAGCCGATGAAACTTTCGACATCGGGGTCGATACGGGGTCACCGGTCAGTGACAATTACGCATCGCCAAATCCCTATGTAGGCAAGCTCCGTAAGGTGGAGATTCGCCTCGCCCCGGTGAACCACACCGAAAACGACATTAAAGCGATCCGCAAAGCGGAATTGGCGGCGCGATCAGCCATTGAATAG
- a CDS encoding Spy/CpxP family protein refolding chaperone, whose translation MTERPGPPRETLSRQSAQRQDRIDRLQQRVQQLQSQKPEGARAQHQQQRLLQSQNRLLEREQRVQQRSQQVEQRQREMLSRQTTERQTRIDRLQQRVQQLQSQKPEGARAERAQQRMLHAQNRLLGREQRAQQIDLARQQRLGLQAPAARASALAAATQAAERGRFATRFREQATSRTQEALLTRQSGWAPRQAWRHRHPAVFVAWLGPVFWPYAYSDIFNYTFWSYGYEPGYWAYAYDDFVDTVFWGGDGPYSAYASTNPYDYPQAGGGSRTRQRASVSPQTLQQLCGTPDKGVTAWPLADIARAVRPTPEQRTLLDELKTAAASAAGVFKDSCAETYALTPPGRLRAMMNRISATLEAVKIVRPALENFYNSLSDEQQARFNALGPNVGERSPQQQEASAEGCADPKSGLTQLPIQRIETVLHPAGKQKEALDRLSEATAKGVEGLQAACPNDAPLTPVGRMETMQHRLEAMLTAAKLVEPALDEFYATLSSEQKARFNTLQQVASP comes from the coding sequence GTGACCGAGCGACCGGGACCGCCGCGCGAGACGCTTTCGCGCCAATCCGCGCAACGCCAAGACCGCATCGACCGCTTGCAGCAGCGCGTGCAGCAATTGCAATCGCAGAAGCCGGAAGGCGCAAGGGCGCAACACCAGCAGCAGCGGTTGCTGCAGTCGCAGAACCGCCTTCTTGAGCGCGAGCAACGTGTCCAACAGCGCTCGCAGCAGGTCGAGCAGCGCCAGCGCGAGATGCTGTCGCGCCAGACCACGGAGCGCCAGACCCGCATTGATCGCCTGCAGCAGCGCGTGCAGCAATTGCAATCGCAAAAGCCGGAAGGCGCGCGGGCGGAACGCGCGCAGCAACGGATGCTCCATGCGCAGAACCGCTTGCTCGGCCGTGAGCAGCGCGCGCAGCAAATTGACCTGGCGCGCCAGCAGCGGCTTGGATTGCAGGCTCCGGCCGCGCGCGCTTCGGCGCTTGCGGCCGCCACGCAGGCCGCCGAGCGCGGACGGTTTGCCACGCGCTTCCGCGAGCAGGCCACGTCGCGGACCCAAGAGGCTCTCCTCACGCGCCAAAGTGGCTGGGCTCCCCGGCAGGCCTGGCGTCACCGTCATCCCGCGGTGTTCGTGGCTTGGCTCGGGCCCGTGTTCTGGCCCTACGCCTATTCCGACATCTTCAACTACACGTTCTGGTCCTATGGCTACGAGCCTGGATACTGGGCGTACGCCTATGACGACTTCGTCGACACCGTGTTCTGGGGTGGTGACGGCCCCTACTCCGCCTATGCCAGCACCAATCCCTATGACTATCCGCAAGCCGGCGGCGGCTCCCGCACGCGCCAACGTGCCAGCGTGAGCCCGCAGACGCTTCAGCAATTATGCGGCACACCGGACAAGGGCGTGACCGCCTGGCCACTTGCCGACATCGCGCGGGCGGTGCGGCCGACGCCGGAGCAACGCACGCTGCTCGACGAGCTGAAGACGGCGGCGGCGAGCGCTGCCGGTGTGTTCAAGGACTCCTGCGCGGAGACTTATGCCCTGACTCCCCCTGGCCGCCTGCGGGCAATGATGAACCGCATCAGCGCGACGCTGGAAGCCGTCAAGATCGTTCGACCGGCACTGGAGAATTTCTACAACTCGCTCAGTGACGAACAGCAGGCCCGCTTCAACGCACTTGGCCCCAATGTGGGCGAACGGTCGCCGCAACAGCAGGAGGCCAGTGCCGAAGGCTGTGCCGATCCGAAGTCCGGGCTGACGCAGTTGCCGATCCAGAGGATCGAGACCGTGCTCCACCCCGCAGGCAAGCAGAAGGAGGCGCTCGACCGCCTCAGCGAAGCGACGGCCAAGGGCGTCGAGGGCCTGCAGGCGGCCTGTCCGAACGATGCGCCGCTGACACCGGTTGGACGGATGGAGACGATGCAGCACCGGCTCGAGGCCATGCTGACGGCCGCCAAGCTGGTCGAACCCGCCCTCGACGAGTTCTATGCCACGCTGAGCAGCGAGCAGAAGGCGCGCTTCAACACGCTGCAACAGGTCGCTAGCCCGTGA